Below is a genomic region from Oceaniferula marina.
ATTCCGTTCGTATTATATCAGTAAGGAGATCAAGACATGGTGAAGAACAAGGATACTATCAAAGCTGAAGACCTGGATAAGAAATTTGATGCTGGTGAAGATATTTCTCAGTACTTGAACTGGGACAAGGCCGTGCGTCCTGGCCT
It encodes:
- a CDS encoding BrnT family toxin, coding for MIAQLRGKVWTGIFTPRGDSVRIISVRRSRHGEEQGYYQS